One segment of Solanum lycopersicum chromosome 1, SLM_r2.1 DNA contains the following:
- the LOC138337267 gene encoding 3-hydroxyisobutyryl-CoA hydrolase-like protein 1, mitochondrial codes for MQSFKSTSILRRFLQKSRLVSQSRSFCGVSSNVLIDEPESTVLVEGKASSRTAILNRPHALNAINYSVASRLMKLYKNWEDDPDIGFVVLKGNDRAFSAGGDIVSLYNLLKQGNFQDCKEFCWTIYSLIYVVGTYLKPHVALLNGVTMGGGAGISIPGTFRIATEKTVFATPETLIGYHPDAGASFYLSRLPGYLGEYLALTGDKISGAEMISCGLATHYSHSAKIPLIEEQLGTLITDDPSVIERSLENWGEIVHPEPESILHRIETLDKCFSHDTVEEIIDALESEAAKQDAWCVATLRKLQETSPLSLKVSLRSIREGRHQTLDQCLRREYRMSVQALSGQITSDFREGVRARLVDRDLAPKWDPPTLEKVTDDMVDQYFSRLTAFEPELELPTQQREAFT; via the exons ATGCAGAGCTTCAAATCGACATCTATTTTGAGGCGTTTTCTGCAGAAATCACGGTTGGTTTCTCAGTCCAGAAGCTTTTGCGGTGTTTCTAGCAATGTCCTAATCGATGAACCAGAAAGCACA GTTTTAGTGGAGGGGAAAGCTTCTTCAAGAACAGCAATTCTTAACAGACCCCATGCGTTAAATGCCATCAATTATTCAGTT GCGTCAAGGTTGATGAAGCTGTACAAAAATTGGGAAGATGATCCTGATATTGGATTCGTGGTATTGAAG GGAAATGACAGGGCATTTTCTGCTGGTGGTGACATTGTCTCTCTTTATAATTTGCTAAAACAAG GGAATTTTCAAGATTGTAAAGAATTCTGTTGGACAATATATAGCTTAATATATGTTGTTGGCACATACTTGAAGCCACAT GTTGCTCTTTTGAATGGAGTTACCATGGGTGGTGGGGCTGGCATCTCTATTCCTGGAACTTTCCGTATCGCAACTGAGAAAACT GTTTTTGCCACACCAGAAACATTGATTGGTTACCATCCTGATGCTGGGGCTTCATTTTACCTTTCTCGCCTCCCTGGTTATTTGG GAGAGTACCTGGCCCTTACTGGAGATAAGATCAGTGGAGCAGAAATGATTTCCTGTGGGCTTGCTACACATTACTCACACAGTGCA AAAATTCCCTTAATTGAGGAACAACTTGGAACGTTGATTACTGATGATCCATCAGTGATTGAAAGATCTCTTGAAAATTGGGGAGAGATTGTCCATCCAGAACCGGAGAGTATACTTCACAG GATTGAAACTCTTGATAAATGTTTCAGCCATGACACAGTCGAAGAAATTATTGATGCATTG GAGAGCGAGGCAGCCAAGCAAGATGCATGGTGTGTTGCAACACTGAGAAAACTACAAGAAACATCCCCACTGAGTTTAAAGGTTTCACTCAGATCT ATCCGTGAAGGCAGACATCAGACTCTAGACCAGTGCCTAAGGCGTGAGTATCGAATGTCAGTACAAGCTTTATCTGGACAAATAACTAGTGACTTCCGTGAG GGGGTTCGTGCACGGCTTGTGGATAGAGATCTTGCTCCTAAG TGGGATCCTCCAACGTTGGAGAAAGTAACGGACGACATGGTAGATCAGTACTTTTCTCGGTTAACAGCATTTGAGCCTGAACTGGAGCTACCAACACAACAGCGAGAAGCATTTACATAA